One window from the genome of Micromonospora aurantiaca ATCC 27029 encodes:
- a CDS encoding GntR family transcriptional regulator — MDDGRPIFVQIAELIENSIIDGTLAEETQVPSTNELAAFHRINAATAAKGINRLVDDGILYKRRGIGMFVATGAVETLRERRRREFSDQYVRPLIEEARKLGIGTEELKKLIETGEEQR, encoded by the coding sequence ATGGATGACGGGCGGCCGATCTTCGTCCAGATCGCGGAGCTGATCGAAAACTCGATCATCGACGGGACGCTCGCGGAGGAGACCCAGGTGCCGTCGACGAACGAGCTGGCGGCGTTCCACCGGATCAACGCGGCGACCGCCGCCAAGGGGATCAACCGCCTGGTCGATGACGGGATTCTCTACAAACGCAGGGGGATCGGAATGTTCGTGGCAACGGGGGCCGTCGAGACACTCCGCGAACGCCGCCGGCGCGAGTTCTCCGACCAGTACGTGCGGCCCCTCATCGAGGAGGCACGCAAGTTGGGCATCGGCACCGAGGAGCTGAAGAAGCTCATCGAGACAGGGGAGGAACAGCGATGA
- a CDS encoding ATP-binding cassette domain-containing protein encodes MSVVAAAGLTKRFGEVTALDDVTFTLTGNKIYGLLGRNGAGKTTLMQLITGQNNGISGDLTLFGERPYENERALSRVVFIKESQTYPTTYQVRHVLSLARRLFPNWDEDFAQSLVDDFDLPRKRNVRKLSRGMLSALGVTIGLAARAPLTFFDEPYLGLDAVARQLFYDRLLADYAENPRTVVLSTHLIDEVADLIEHVLLLDRGKLLLDAPSDELRGEVMEASGPAGAVDEFAAAHRVLHRGQLGGAVRASLRGSFDNAERMRARKLGIDLAPLSLQQAVVRLTTERTNTR; translated from the coding sequence ATGAGCGTCGTGGCGGCAGCCGGCCTCACGAAGCGGTTCGGTGAGGTGACCGCTCTCGACGACGTCACCTTCACGTTGACGGGCAACAAGATCTACGGCCTCCTCGGACGCAACGGCGCCGGCAAGACGACGCTGATGCAGCTGATCACCGGCCAGAACAACGGCATCAGCGGGGACCTCACGCTCTTCGGCGAGCGCCCGTACGAGAACGAGCGGGCACTGTCGCGGGTGGTCTTCATCAAGGAGAGCCAGACGTACCCCACGACCTACCAGGTCCGGCACGTCCTGAGCCTGGCCAGGCGGCTGTTCCCCAACTGGGACGAGGACTTCGCGCAGTCCCTCGTGGACGACTTCGACCTGCCGCGCAAGCGCAACGTGCGCAAGCTGTCCCGCGGCATGCTGTCCGCGCTGGGCGTGACGATCGGACTGGCCGCACGGGCGCCGCTGACCTTCTTCGACGAGCCGTACCTCGGTCTCGACGCGGTCGCCCGGCAGCTCTTCTACGACCGGCTCCTCGCCGACTACGCCGAGAATCCGCGCACTGTCGTGCTCTCCACACACCTCATCGACGAGGTGGCCGACCTGATCGAGCACGTGCTGCTGCTCGACCGCGGCAAGCTGCTGCTCGACGCGCCCAGCGACGAGTTGCGCGGCGAGGTGATGGAGGCGTCCGGCCCGGCCGGGGCGGTGGACGAGTTCGCCGCCGCACACCGGGTGCTGCACCGCGGGCAGCTCGGCGGCGCGGTCCGCGCGTCGCTGCGCGGGTCGTTCGACAACGCCGAACGGATGCGCGCCAGGAAGCTCGGCATCGACCTGGCACCGTTGTCGCTCCAGCAGGCCGTGGTGCGCCTGACGACGGAAAGGACGAACACCCGATGA
- a CDS encoding dihydrofolate reductase family protein: protein MRKLTFGMNVSLDGYVAAPGDDLGWGAPSDELFQWWSDRVGATGTALYGRRLWEAMSSHWPTADQQPGVTPAQVEFAGRWRDMPKVVFSSTTRPVDWNTRLVTGDAVTEITRLKAEDGGPMDIGGATLAAAAMRGGLIDEYVLVTHPVLVGDGKPFFTALDNWVNLALVETRTFPGGVLLTRYETRR from the coding sequence ATGCGCAAACTGACCTTCGGCATGAACGTGAGCCTGGACGGCTACGTCGCCGCGCCCGGCGACGACCTCGGCTGGGGTGCGCCGAGCGACGAGTTGTTCCAGTGGTGGTCCGACCGGGTGGGGGCGACAGGCACGGCGCTCTACGGGCGGCGACTGTGGGAGGCGATGAGCTCCCACTGGCCGACCGCCGACCAGCAGCCGGGCGTCACACCGGCCCAGGTCGAGTTCGCCGGCCGCTGGCGGGACATGCCGAAGGTGGTGTTCTCCTCGACGACCAGGCCGGTCGACTGGAACACCCGCCTGGTCACCGGCGACGCGGTCACCGAGATCACCCGGCTCAAGGCCGAGGACGGCGGTCCGATGGACATCGGCGGCGCCACACTCGCCGCTGCGGCCATGCGGGGCGGGCTGATCGACGAGTACGTGCTCGTCACCCACCCGGTCCTGGTGGGTGACGGCAAGCCGTTCTTCACGGCCCTGGACAACTGGGTGAACCTGGCCCTGGTGGAGACCCGGACGTTCCCGGGCGGTGTGCTCCTGACGAGGTACGAGACCAGGCGCTGA
- a CDS encoding SDR family oxidoreductase — translation MTGAGRSAGIAASVVVTLARTGWDVGFTYWTPYDERMPWGADPEAMTQLSGQAAEHGARTVAVEANLADPHTTADIFEAVERELGSVGALVLAHCESVKSGLLDTSIESFDRHFAVNTRASWLLIREYARRFRGSHGTGRIVSLTSDATVGNLPYGASKGALDRITLAAAQELAHLGVTANAIDPGPTDTGWMTAEIMDAVLRATPLGRLGRPQDCANLVAFLCSPDGGWINGQLLRSDGGIS, via the coding sequence GTGACCGGTGCCGGCCGCAGCGCCGGCATCGCTGCATCGGTGGTGGTGACGCTGGCTCGGACCGGCTGGGATGTCGGCTTCACCTACTGGACCCCGTACGACGAGCGGATGCCCTGGGGAGCCGATCCCGAGGCCATGACGCAGCTCAGCGGCCAGGCCGCCGAGCATGGGGCAAGAACTGTCGCAGTCGAGGCGAACCTCGCTGATCCTCACACCACGGCTGACATCTTCGAGGCCGTGGAGCGAGAGCTGGGCTCGGTCGGCGCGCTCGTCCTCGCCCACTGCGAGAGCGTGAAATCAGGCCTGCTCGACACCAGCATCGAGAGCTTCGACCGTCACTTCGCGGTCAACACCCGGGCGAGCTGGCTCCTGATTCGCGAGTACGCCCGACGGTTCCGAGGGTCACATGGCACGGGACGCATCGTCAGCCTCACCAGTGACGCTACCGTCGGCAACCTTCCCTACGGAGCCAGCAAAGGCGCTCTCGATCGGATCACCCTGGCCGCTGCTCAAGAACTGGCCCACCTCGGCGTGACCGCCAACGCCATCGATCCGGGTCCAACCGACACCGGCTGGATGACCGCAGAGATCATGGATGCCGTCCTACGGGCCACGCCGCTCGGTCGCCTCGGACGCCCGCAGGATTGTGCGAACCTCGTCGCGTTCCTGTGCTCACCCGACGGGGGCTGGATCAACGGCCAACTGTTACGCAGCGACGGCGGCATCTCCTGA
- a CDS encoding phosphotransferase enzyme family protein, with the protein MIDNGKLRACLAAYWGLADAAVQVHNGGMNSATWFVSEGGERWVAKAVAPGSRRSFMGGLEVAAHVEAAGVPAGTPVVTRHGSVVADVDGVPLGLLNWVAGSGLLGRSPDEQRLIGATLARVHAALRSVTIKDADRFDWVDARAPHLAVRPWVRPSVAAALAGYEALDVGSLSWGLLHTDPAPEAFRLDRKTGECGLIDWSIAMSGPLLYDLASAVMYVGGIDNADYLVEAYLESKTMTRAEVEHGLLAMLRFRWAVQADYFARRVVTDDLTGITSAADNEVGLENAHRWLGRLAAKEPSGAHRGHKTA; encoded by the coding sequence GTGATCGATAACGGGAAGCTGCGTGCGTGTCTCGCGGCCTATTGGGGACTGGCGGACGCGGCGGTTCAGGTGCACAACGGCGGAATGAACTCGGCGACGTGGTTCGTTTCCGAGGGCGGTGAACGGTGGGTAGCCAAGGCGGTTGCGCCGGGATCGCGCCGTTCCTTCATGGGCGGCCTTGAGGTCGCGGCTCACGTCGAGGCGGCAGGCGTTCCGGCGGGCACCCCGGTAGTGACGAGGCACGGAAGCGTCGTCGCCGATGTCGACGGAGTGCCACTCGGGTTGTTGAACTGGGTCGCAGGCAGCGGGCTGCTTGGCAGGAGCCCGGACGAGCAACGGCTGATCGGGGCAACCCTGGCGCGAGTGCACGCAGCGCTTAGAAGCGTGACGATCAAGGATGCCGATCGGTTTGACTGGGTCGATGCGCGGGCACCACATTTGGCAGTTCGTCCTTGGGTTCGACCCTCAGTGGCGGCCGCCCTTGCGGGGTACGAGGCGCTTGATGTCGGGTCTTTGTCGTGGGGCCTGCTACACACCGATCCGGCTCCAGAGGCATTCCGGCTCGACCGCAAGACGGGAGAGTGCGGACTGATCGACTGGAGTATCGCGATGAGCGGTCCGCTGCTGTACGACCTCGCGTCGGCAGTGATGTATGTCGGAGGCATCGATAACGCGGACTACCTGGTGGAGGCATACCTAGAGAGCAAGACGATGACGCGCGCCGAGGTGGAACACGGCTTGCTGGCCATGCTCCGGTTTCGGTGGGCGGTGCAGGCTGACTACTTCGCCCGCCGAGTCGTTACCGACGATCTGACCGGAATCACGAGCGCAGCCGACAACGAAGTGGGCCTGGAGAATGCGCATCGATGGCTCGGCCGCTTGGCGGCCAAAGAGCCTTCGGGGGCACACAGGGGGCACAAGACAGCGTGA